The sequence below is a genomic window from Nocardia fluminea.
GCGGTGAGCTCGACAGCCGCGTCCGCCACCCCGAGGTAGGCGGCCAGCACCAGGGGAAGAGCCGCGCCGATCACCACATTCAGCACCGGCGGCCACGGACCGGCCGGACGGGTCATCGAGACCGCGGCGTCGGGCACGAACACCTCATCGAGCACGACCGTGTGCGACCCGCTCGCCCGCAAACCGAACGAATCCCAGGTCTTGTCGATGCTCACCCCCGCAGCGGACAACGGGATCGCGAAATGCAGCACCTCGCCGTCACAGCGGACACTGGTGACGAGCACATCGCCCACCTCACACCCACTCGCGGGCGCCTTCCGCGCACTCACCCGATACCCGCCCTCGACGCGCTCGGCCTGCCCGTTGGAGTCGACCCAGTCCGAGGCGCCGGTGCTGACCAGGATCGCCCCGCCCGCCACCTTCGCGAACACCGCCGAAGCATCCACGCCGTGGTTGTGCCGCCACACCTGGGCGGCCACCAGGTGCGAGTGCATCGCGAACGCGACCGCCGTCGACGGATCGTGCCTGCCGAGCTCGCGCAGGATCTCACCCATCTCCCGATGGGAGGCGCCCCCACCGCCGAACTCGACCGGTACGAGCGCCACGGACAGCCCGCTCGAACGCAACCGATCGAACGCGGCGACGGAGATTTCACCGGTGCGGTCCCGCTCGGCGACCTCGAGACGCAGGGTTTCACCGATTTCGCGGGCCACCGAAACCCGGTCGATGCTGGATGTGGTGTCAGAAATTGTGGAAGTCATGTTTCGAAGGTAGGAAGCGCCGCGATAACCAGATAGTCCAGAAAGTGGACTCTCCCGGTCCAGAAAGTGGACCCCGTCGCCGCGACGGAGGAGCGATCACGACCACTGAGGTGCCCATGACGATCACGACCGCAGGCTACGGCCAGTACTGCCCCATCTCGCGTGCTCTCGACGTGCTCGGCGAACGGTGGTCCTTGCTCATCCTGCGGGATCTGTTCGTCGGCACCACCCGCTTCAACGACCTCGCCCGCGGACTGCCCGGCCTGTCGCGCAGCCTGCTCGCCAAACGCCTGCGCCAGTTCGAACGCGCCGGACTCATCGAGAAGATCGGCACCGAACACCTGCT
It includes:
- a CDS encoding acyl-CoA dehydrogenase family protein — protein: MTSTISDTTSSIDRVSVAREIGETLRLEVAERDRTGEISVAAFDRLRSSGLSVALVPVEFGGGGASHREMGEILRELGRHDPSTAVAFAMHSHLVAAQVWRHNHGVDASAVFAKVAGGAILVSTGASDWVDSNGQAERVEGGYRVSARKAPASGCEVGDVLVTSVRCDGEVLHFAIPLSAAGVSIDKTWDSFGLRASGSHTVVLDEVFVPDAAVSMTRPAGPWPPVLNVVIGAALPLVLAAYLGVADAAVELTARLLAGRPDAHTVQSAGEMLNAYTTAEDLIAAMFTASENLSFPNTDAYAARTLSRKTVAADALITTVRLAIETTGGAGYSRTCDLERLYRDIHGCQFHPLPRAKQTRFSGLVLLGHSPLD